Within Desulfobotulus mexicanus, the genomic segment GTCACCTGCGGCAATAACAGCTCTTACCTTTTCAGGGGTGAGACTCGTAATGTCTGCTATCTCTTCTGGCTGCATCCTGTACTTCTGTAAACGCATGATAGTCTGGAACTTCTCTCTGGTCTCACCCTTCTCCAACCCCTCATTCAAACCCTCGTTTCTGGCAAGAAACAAAGCAGATTCATGATCCCGCTTCCATCTGATGTGGGAATTATAAGCTTCACGCATATGTTCGTCCTGAGTAAAACTCATGTACTTTTCTCTGGCGTTGGCTATCTGAGGATTGTTCTTCAAGATGTTTTCCATAATACCATCCTCCTTGTTCAGGCCTTCATTTTTGAGATAATAAAGCCAGTTGTCCAGACTCTTATCCAGATTGTAATCAGTAATCTTGGGAAGTTCAAGGAAATGCAGGGCAAGGTGATCCGTCAGGAGCAGTTCCGGCGTATCCTTTTCTCTAAGCATGAAGCAAAGGTGGTATCGATCCACATTCTTAAACATCTTAAAATCAAGGATATTGATGCAGACCACAG encodes:
- a CDS encoding Rpn family recombination-promoting nuclease/putative transposase, which gives rise to MLTDFYVKPTSDIFIKFLFGKEEHKPILIDFINAVMKNSGFPLITDLVIKNPFNIQTILNAKETILDIKAKSSDGRWIDMEMQNSBKGFFGERALYYWTDLYGDQLVTGDNYSTLRPVVCINILDFKMFKNVDRYHLCFMLREKDTPELLLTDHLALHFLELPKITDYNLDKSLDNWLYYLKNEGLNKEDGIMENILKNNPQIANAREKYMSFTQDEHMREAYNSHIRWKRDHESALFLARNEGLNEGLEKGETREKFQTIMRLQKYRMQPEEIADITSLTPEKVRAVIAAGDKGLDLLMEDDATRH